GAAAGGTACAAGGCTTGGTTACTTGAGTTGGACAGCTGTAGTTTTTCAGCTTGATTACTTGAGTGGGTTGCATGCTTATTTATACAGATGCTAAGTCGACAATTTTGCTTGGACAAGTCGGTTGTATAGTAACCACGTGACTTTATCTAAGGCATTTTTAGCCACAAGTTACTCCTATAATTCTAGAATTCTCTAGTTATAAttacaataaataattattaggATGGTTCTAGTAAGAATCAACCATCTTTTACTTAGTAATTCTCTCAGTTATTCTAGAATTTTCTAGTTTGAGAATAATGCTACACCTGCAACCAAGAAGACGACCCAGCTCATCATAGCTGTGTTGAAGGTAGACTTCTCcatgtttttatgatttttgtgACACGTTAGGGTTAATCTGAATATCAGGGTTTACTTTGTATTACACTGAGTATGTAAGTGAGGTCTCTTGGGTTGTATCTATTTGTAGGGGTTCACACACGTGTAGTTTTAACATCAAAGAAAGCTAAAAACAGCAGGTTAATGAAGTACTTTCCAAACTATATGGGATGCTCCCTTGATGCATATCTAATGGATGGTTTCCGTAAATGactttttgaattaaaatttagAGAAGAGTTAAAAACTCTCAACTTCAACTATGCTTCATGTTCATCTCCTAAAATAAGTAGAAAAGCGTTATCTTTAATCTTGCTAACGCATCATCCGGCATTTAGATAAGGTTGATATCTTTGTTAGCTAGGCAAGATGTTAGAAATTATCATTAGTGGCTTTGCTCAAGAAATCGAGGGGTTCCAAGAccacaaagatatataatataaggcATAAATAATATTAGCCATGCTCAATTCCAGTACCATTTGTATGTGTTGTTATTATTCATAGTAGGAAGATTAATACATCCCCATAGGCCATAGCCACTTGTTAATAATCCAACACTTAAGTTGCACACCTCTAGCCATCAATTCACGCCTACGCATATGCATTTCCCATTAACACATTTGAGGGTTCCCGATCGACATAGGAAATCAATTTTGTCGCAGTCCTTCTGACTGGAACatggtttttcattttcagttgTCTGGGCTGAGCCATCACTATTTGGTATTTTGCATTCGCACAAGTTGTTAATGCAGATCTTTTTAAACTCTTTTGAGTAACAGGGAAACGTTTCGCAGTCAGCGGCAGTAGAGCATCTTCGCTTAATCACCATGGCTTCCGAGAAGAATGGTACACCTGCCTtccccccaaaaaaacaaaatataatcgTTTAGAGACCTTATATAATACAGTGTTCTGCTACAACAAGatatatatgaagaaaaaaaaactcacaagATGCAATGAccaagaagatgatgaaaatAGCTGCCTTAGATGTTGCCTTCTCCAtgtctgattttgattttgtcacCTGAGATGGATGGATGTGAATCGTGATGATCAACTTCTCCAAGGTTTTCGTTTTGCACTATAGTAAGGAGCCCCTTGGgctatatttatactataggCGTGTCGACATTTTTGGTAGTTTTAACGCCAGAGAAATCTAATATGTAATTTTTCCAAACTTTGTGGaaaataatatgaaattttCAGATAATACCGTCCAACTTTTGGCTTTGATAATATGGATTATCTTTAATCTTGTTAACTAATCAAGAAATATATCATCCCTTAATAGGCATTTCTGTATACGTCGAGTGCAATGAACCCCACACTAATACATATGTGAGATCCATCGTACATATACAACATTAATGATAGAAATTCTGATTATGTATCCTTGCGCTTTTATTGCTGGGCATTGCCCATATCAAGACACTCGATAGTTCCTAAAGTTCATGGAATTCCTGTGCAATCAGCCGAATTGGAACATTGATCCTCATTTGGATGTGCAAGTCCAGTATTTGAGAGTAGGCATTCGCAATAGTTGTCACAACAAATCTTTGTGGATCAACCACATGGAAACGGTTTGCAGTCGGCGTTTGAAGAACATTTTTGAGCATTCATCCTGGCTTCTGCTCTCCTTCTACACctgacaaaaaatatatatatgaggttATATTTGGAGACTTTTAATTATGTAAAACCAAAAATGTGGTGCTAAGAGAAACTAATTACAAGTCAGAAAGCAAAAAGATATATTTTGCATTTTATCCTCATTTTTCCTTCGATAAAGATGTTGAAACGGTTtatgatttgtctaattttttgcaaggatgatctatggaTGCAGACTTCAAAAATAGAtagtttggatcgttgaaaaaaaattcgtagggGACCCTAAAAGGTATCTCCTACGAATTTTAGGGTCCcccacaaatttttttcaatgatccaaatcATTATTTTTCACATCTTCTTTCATAGATCACCTTACAAAAAATCATGGAAATCATTAAGGCATCTAATTGagaccaacaaaatcaatgaacataatgcttcaagaaagtacataaatttcaataatttaattgagtagtcaaatgatatcggattcaagtaattttttttgtaaagatgatatttgaatgaatatctacaaaataaacagtttagattagtgaaatataatGCGTTGTGGGCCTTACAAAggtgtctctcaaataagGGATCCCTTAACGGAAGCACTCTGTATATataagggatccctcaaacATGCgtatttttgaaatattttgttaatcatTTCTTAGCAATCAACAGATACAGAGCAAGTGTGGTACTTTTTCGATGAAAAAGAGGCTTAACTTTGACTTTGGTGATTAGAATCAAGGGAAATATGCTGATATAATCACCTTTCACAAGTGGTGTTCTGAAATGATCAGGTTACAAATTGTGTTATGATATAATCACTTGTGGACGTGAAATGACCAAACTGCCCTCCATATAAAAGCAGATGTAGCAACCCTTTGCCACCCCTTTTCTGAAAGGGAACTTGTCTGAACTCctaaaactctctctcctctgtgtTGGAAGGTTGGCAAAAATTGGGGGAACTCCAGGTTGCGAGACATGTTGCCACTGAGCAATCCAGTTCACAACCCATCCATCGTCATAACCCAGATGTCCTCAAATTTGGGACCCTAGTTTGGGCGCAGCGAAGCCGGAAGGCACGGCCTCCATTGTTGACCTCCAGATCGAGGTGACTGCTGCGAATCCACAGAGAAGCGAAAGTGGCGACTTCCGGCGTCGTTGTGAACGGATGTGAGTTGTGATATTGGTTTGGTAGTGTATGTGTATTATGAAATCGTTCAGCCCCTTTTCACCACAGGGGGCATAAAAgcttaaattttcaatttgaaggaGTTATGATATGTTGAAATTCATAGTTTGTGATATTATCTGCAGTGGGATCTGTCTGatgaacttgaattttgtttaaaattgacCGAATGCGTGTATAATGTAGTGCAATGTGTTTGATAATGGTGAAAATAACAGCACACAGAAAAATCATATGTTAACTTTGTCTGGcctaaaaatttgtaaatacGGCTAGTGTTAGGCTCAATTTAGATGCTAATGTGGGGAATTTATTGGCattctgggtttgttttggtaaGAAGTAtagtttgtgtgttttggtttCGAATTTGGTAATTGAGCTTGTACTACATTATACGTTTTCTATCACAACCTGATCCTTTTGTTGAAGGTGTTTACATTTGTGCAAAAGCCTTGGAGGGTTAGAGGGTTCATATTTCTGCCATTGTATGTGTATGTTAGTTTGTTAATAACTTGGAACCCACAGATATGTACAAAAtcagagaaaaaacaaaaaggaataaaagttCCTTGTTGAAGCAGCTacaatttgagtttgaagatTTGAGGATTTAGAAGATGATATGTGTAGTGGAATGATTGTTGTGTATGTTTTTAttcatcaattttttcttttttagtgtTATGAATCGGTGtagtaattatttatgttatttgcAGAAATGGATACAGTTGGAATTTTGGTATGCTACAATGGAAGTTGGGTTAAGAAGGATAACATTAAGAGTTATGAAGGTGGGGAGGCTAAAGGCATAATAGTGTCACGGAACGTAACGTTTTCCGACCTTGTTCAACGCATTTATAAGATCATGGATGCAGAGCCCACGAAATATAGTGTCACATTGAAGTATTCAGTTCCTGTATCCGTATCTGTCAGTAAGCACATAAGGGTTGAAGACAATGATGATGTTCAATATTTTCTCAAGTACAACACAAATGTTATGGCCTCTAAAGTAACCCCTTTAGTAGCAAGCTTGAAAAATATCGAAGGTCATGGTATTGAAGGGTGCAATGGCATTGTAAGCGTTGAGAGTAGCAATGCTCCTGCTACCTTTGTTGTGGAACGAAGAAATGTGGTAATTTCGGAcaatgaaactgaaaatggtgggaatggttttaattgGAGTGATTGGGTTCaagaagttcattttgaaagcgGTGAAAACATAGTTGCTGATTTGTATCAACCTAGCAATGAAGAGGAACCGTACTCTGCACCAATTGTGCATCCTCATGAGGACAGCAATGCGGAACCCTCCACTGTGCAGTGTAGACAGGTGCAATCTGAACCTCCCCGGCAATCAAGTTCGAGTGAAATGCATACAATTCGGGTTGATTCGAAGCATGGTGAGAGTGTGGAATATATTGGTTATGGTGGAGGCCTTTCGTGCATAAATTGGGAAGCAAATTTGAAGGTTGGCCGAGTTTATCCAAATAAGATTGCCCTTTTAAAAACCATCAGTTTAGTAGCAATTAGAGGCCACTTTTGGTTCAGAACAGTCCAATCTGGGAAGCGTCGGTTGTGTGTTCGCTGTTGGCAGGTGCCTTGCCCTTGGAAAGTTCGGGCATATAAAGTTGGATTACATGAGTTTAAGGTTGTTAAATACGATCCACTTCATGAATGTGATCTGAGGTTTGTAAGTAGTCACCATCCTCAAGCTACGGCCGAATTGGTGTCTGACTGTGTTAAATGGAGATTTCAGGATTCGCGCAGCATTTATACTGCAGCTGATATAAAGAcagatgtgaaaaaaaaatttggtgtcAGCATAAGCTACTCTACAGCTTGGAGAAGCCGAGAGTTAGCTTTCAAAACAATGAGAGGGTCTGCAGAAGAGTCGTATTCCCTTCTCCCTTCCTATTGTTATGAATTGGAGCGTACAAATCCGGGAACTTTGACATACATTCAGACTGATGCAGCCGACcacttcttatatttttttatgtcaatTGGTGCATGGATACGAGGATTTAAGTCGTCAATGCGGCCCGTGATTGCTGTTGATGCTACCCATTTGAAGTGCAAGTATAAaggtgttttgtttgttgcgaCCGCATTTGACGGAAATCGCAACATATATCCTGTTGCCTTTGGGATTGGAGATTTGGAGACAGATGCAGCATGGGAgtggtttttgagaaaattacaTTGTGCAATTGGTGATTGCTCGAATCTTGTTGTCATATTTGATCGCAATGTTAGCATACAACATGGGTTGCGTAGAGTTTTTCCTGGGGCAAGCCATGGTATTTGCTTTTATCACTTGAAGGGCAATATGAAAGCCTCATTTCACTTGAAGTAACGGGATCCGATATTGGGGTATTTTGTAAGGGCAGCGAAGTCTTATCGTCTAGCGGAGTTCAATCGTCATTTCTCGATGATAAACAATGAGCGAGTGCGAACTTATCTACTACGTGCAGGCATCCAGAAGTGGTCTCGGGCCCACTGTGATGGACGACGATATAATGTGATGACAACGAATATTGTGGAGTCCATTAATTCAGTTCTTCGTTTTGCAAGGATGCTTTCGGTGCTACACTTGATCGATGAAATCACAAATCTACTTCTCACTTGGTTTAGTCAACGTCGAGATTTAGCAATGAAATGTTATTCTACATTGTGCCCTGATTTGGGTGAACAGAAGTTAAGGAAGAGGTTAGACGCTGCGTCAAGGATGAATGTGGTCAAAATCAATGATGTCGAGTATAATGTTCTGGATGGTGATTTGAACGGTCTGGTGCACTTGGCAAACCGTAGTTGTAAGTGCAGGAAGTTTGACTTGGAGCAACTCCCGTGCAAGCATGCTATTGCGGTATGTCGGCACTTGAAATTGAACCCCTACTCCTTTGCCTCTTCTTATTATACACGAGCTACATGGGCAGCTGCATATGCTGAATCTATTTATCCTGTACCACCTAAAGGCACATGGGTTATTCCCGAACATTTGAACAATGTCAAAATCCTTCCTCTTGTTTGTAAGGTTATGCCGGGCCGTCGCAAAATGCAAAGAATACCTTCCAAAGGAGAGGACTCCAGGCAAAAAAAATGCTCAAGGTGTGGTGTGAAGGGCCACTACCGAAATACATGCAAACAATCTGTCCCTCTCAAGAACTGAAGTGTCAAACAGTTGTTCAGTTTGTACCTCAGTTGTCATCAACTGTGAAGTTTATGAATAGGTTCGGTGATGCTGCAGGGATGGAAGTCTGTCAACTAAACGGTCATGTGAAGCATATGGAACAAGGTAACAAGTTCCTTGCAATGAGAGCCTATTATTAGTACAAATTGGTGAACATACAGTTCCACCTGTGAAAAGGAAACCAGCTGTTATTTAACAGTGTTCCACTGGCCAATGTGTCTTATAGATTAGCATTTCTATTCGTTTCTGATGtaccttttattttcatttaaattgTATTCGATTTGGTGTTGTGAAATGTGATTGTAGTCACGTTGGCATCACTTGGTTTCCTTTCCTACACAACGTTATGTATTCCTGTCTTTATATTCACACTATTGTCATGCTGTTGTAACTTTGTTGCCACCGTattggtattgtattgtaaCTTTGTTGCCACCGTattggtattgtattgtaaCTTTGTTGCACGCCTATTGGTAGTGCAATGAAAACGGTTTGTGTCCAAAATGAAAGGGCCTAGA
Above is a window of Prunus persica cultivar Lovell chromosome G2, Prunus_persica_NCBIv2, whole genome shotgun sequence DNA encoding:
- the LOC109947150 gene encoding uncharacterized protein LOC109947150: MDTVGILVCYNGSWVKKDNIKSYEGGEAKGIIVSRNVTFSDLVQRIYKIMDAEPTKYSVTLKYSVPVSVSVSKHIRVEDNDDVQYFLKYNTNVMASKVTPLVASLKNIEGHGIEGCNGIVSVESSNAPATFVVERRNVVISDNETENGGNGFNWSDWVQEVHFESGENIVADLYQPSNEEEPYSAPIVHPHEDSNAEPSTVQCRQVQSEPPRQSSSSEMHTIRVDSKHGESVEYIGYGGGLSCINWEANLKVGRVYPNKIALLKTISLVAIRGHFWFRTVQSGKRRLCVRCWQVPCPWKVRAYKVGLHEFKVVKYDPLHECDLRFVSSHHPQATAELVSDCVKWRFQDSRSIYTAADIKTDVKKKFGVSISYSTAWRSRELAFKTMRGSAEESYSLLPSYCYELERTNPGTLTYIQTDAADHFLYFFMSIGAWIRGFKSSMRPVIAVDATHLKCKYKGVLFVATAFDGNRNIYPVAFGIGDLETDAAWEWFLRKLHCAIGDCSNLVVIFDRNVSIQHGLRRVFPGASHGIQKWSRAHCDGRRYNVMTTNIVESINSVLRFARMLSVLHLIDEITNLLLTWFSQRRDLAMKCYSTLCPDLGEQKLRKRLDAASRMNVVKINDVEYNVLDGDLNGLVHLANRSCKCRKFDLEQLPCKHAIAVCRHLKLNPYSFASSYYTRATWAAAYAESIYPVPPKGTWVIPEHLNNVKILPLVCKVMPGRRKMQRIPSKGEDSRQKKCSRCGVKGHYRNTCKQSVPLKN